Proteins encoded in a region of the Hypomesus transpacificus isolate Combined female unplaced genomic scaffold, fHypTra1 scaffold_60, whole genome shotgun sequence genome:
- the dtx3l1 gene encoding E3 ubiquitin-protein ligase DTX3L1, translated as MGSMQSKDKWHCTRYINGQGPPSLKDQAEQGLNKSSERTQPAGQMTWVILHRDLPGYPEDNTIQINYVIRDGIQSDKDPNPGQTFTGVRILAYLPDNKEGRKVLRLLDKAFNQKLVFKVVTNEIGEDKATLADIPHKTQPDGGSKSDSYPDPDYLKTTRRILKEKGIE; from the exons ATGGGGTCTATGCAGAGCAAGGATAAGTGGCACTGTACCAGATACATTAATGGACAGGGACCACCATCCCTTAAAGACCAAG CTGAACAAGGCCTGAATAAGAGTTCTGAGAGGACTCAGCCAGCTGGACAAATGACATGGGTCATCTTACACAGGGACCTCCCCGGTTACCCTGAGGATAACACCATACAAATCAACTATGTGATCAGAGATGGAATCCAGTCG GATAAGGATCCCAACCCAGGTCAGACATTTACAGGTGTCAGGATATTGGCCTATCTACCTGACAACAAAGAGGGGAGAAAGGTGCTTAGATTGCTGGACAAAGCCTTTAACCAGAAACTGGTCTTCAAAGTGGTGACTAATGAAATTGGAGAAGATAAGGCCACTTTGGCAGATATCCCCCATAAAACTCAACCGGATGGAGGAAGCAAGAG TGACAGCTATCCAGATCCTGACTACCTAAAAACAACCAGGAGGATACTGAAAGAAAAAGGCATAGAgtga